From a region of the Haloferax volcanii DS2 genome:
- a CDS encoding ATP-binding protein, whose product MSGRKQGDSAVYAAAQGREFLRGALRDKSNEYIREFAGMIDDPDVLDFLNRYCSIYEERGKNFLETHVGRHVVRSAATSMADRAYREGNVSQLQGMVGLTNQKRDGSEAIVEAAKRLADEGAIYLVLGPPGAGKTAFALDVARVFGSLTGGTVLANVAWDGADRVTTSSGSMLDAMGSTDGQVLQLIDEAGQSLTSRGAEAAITDEFVKSLKYVRKKEDGDTYAKRGSVLLIGHTRKDTAAEIRRLASGAFVKPTRNDPGRVVFLDSEGGADSFEEAAEFTGVTDTREKYDEHEASHFSVTLDGGDDDQDDSPDPNQIRWESAVATVIKACKPWDEENGMSYPDAAELVIFGDSWVGNRVREWKRGDHRDIVSSPEGDFEWRR is encoded by the coding sequence ATGAGCGGACGCAAGCAGGGTGACTCGGCTGTTTACGCAGCTGCACAGGGACGCGAGTTCCTACGGGGTGCTCTCCGTGACAAGAGCAACGAGTACATTCGTGAGTTCGCCGGGATGATCGACGACCCCGACGTGCTCGACTTTCTGAATCGGTACTGCTCGATCTATGAGGAGCGCGGCAAGAACTTTCTCGAGACCCACGTCGGTCGGCACGTCGTCCGGTCGGCCGCAACGTCGATGGCTGACCGCGCGTACCGCGAGGGGAACGTCTCGCAACTGCAGGGCATGGTCGGGCTCACTAACCAGAAGCGGGACGGCTCCGAGGCTATCGTCGAGGCGGCGAAACGACTCGCCGACGAAGGTGCGATCTATCTCGTTCTCGGTCCACCGGGTGCGGGAAAGACTGCATTCGCGCTCGACGTGGCGCGCGTCTTCGGTTCTCTCACCGGCGGCACCGTCCTCGCGAACGTCGCGTGGGACGGTGCAGACCGAGTCACGACATCTTCCGGCTCGATGCTCGACGCGATGGGTTCGACTGATGGACAAGTGCTACAGCTCATCGACGAGGCCGGACAGTCGCTCACCTCTCGAGGAGCTGAGGCAGCGATCACCGACGAGTTCGTGAAATCGCTGAAGTACGTCCGCAAGAAGGAGGACGGCGATACCTACGCGAAGCGCGGCTCGGTTCTGCTCATCGGACACACGAGAAAGGACACCGCCGCCGAGATTCGCCGACTCGCCTCGGGCGCGTTCGTCAAACCGACTCGGAACGACCCCGGCCGCGTTGTCTTCCTCGACTCCGAGGGTGGTGCAGACTCGTTCGAGGAAGCCGCCGAGTTCACGGGCGTCACGGATACGCGTGAGAAGTACGATGAGCACGAGGCGTCGCATTTCTCGGTGACGCTCGACGGCGGTGACGACGACCAGGACGACTCGCCAGACCCGAACCAGATACGATGGGAGTCCGCCGTGGCGACCGTGATCAAAGCGTGCAAGCCGTGGGATGAAGAAAACGGGATGAGCTATCCTGACGCGGCCGAACTCGTCATTTTCGGAGATTCATGGGTTGGGAATCGCGTCCGCGAGTGGAAACGTGGCGATCATCGAGATATCGTAAGCAGTCCGGAAGGTGATTTCGAGTGGCGGCGGTAA